In Phaseolus vulgaris cultivar G19833 chromosome 7, P. vulgaris v2.0, whole genome shotgun sequence, the genomic stretch AAGTTTACTGCATTCTTGGGTTACAAGGCTGGCATGACTCACATTGTTAGAGAGGTCGAGAAGCCAGGATCAAGTGAGTTCCATTctctacatattttttatttttttctaatttaggTCAATAAATATAATGATGTTGTTAATCATGTTTTTACTCTGATACTTGGTCTGTCATTTGTTGTGATTTGTTGACAGATGTTTACATgtttaaattatgaaaataaattatttaatctatATATGCTGCTTTTGGAGAAAGATATCATGTAAATGATCAAAATAGATTAATGATATTGCGAATGAGATTATTAGTTATGTAAAATTAACAGTTTAATTTTGCGTTTTTGTATTATAAATGcatttaaatttgagttttcaGTGGTTTAGAAGATACTAAACTGgttgttttagttatttttgagttttgaagtttttaatggcgatattatttcatttatgtACTAGTACGTGTTTATTGTTCAATGGGATTCTCTTATTTAACTTTCTGTTAGATATTTGTTATGGAACCTGTATTCATCTAACTGTATATATGCTTTTATATCAGAGCTTCACAAGAAGGAAACTTGTGAGCCTGTTACAATTATTGAGACCCCTCCAATGGTTGTTGTTGGTGTTGTGGGTTATGTGAAAACTCCCCGTGGTCTTCGTACTTTGAATACTGTGTGGGCTCAGCACTTGAGCGAGGAACTGAAACGTAGGTTCTATAAGAACTGGTGCAAGTCAAAGAAGAAGGCTTTCACCAAGTACTCAAAGCAGTATGAAACTGAGGAGGGAAAGAAAAACATTGAGACTCAGCTGGAGAAACTGAAGAAGTATTCTACCGTGATTCGTGTTTTGGCTCACACCCAGGTACTCACATATTAATGGGATCAcatacttttcttttttatctttattttattttatgtatttgtggTTGTATATATGAAAGTTTGGAATTATCATCATTTTGACCATTTACCCCATtatcatgtttacattttttctTGACTAATGAGAATGATGAGATTCATGTGCAAACGCAGTACCACAGAATTTGGTGCTATGAGCGGCACTTTCCACACGAGATTTCTGACTCTACTGTTTCATTAACTTCTTTTGGTCCTTTTGACTGTTAAGACTTGTGCCTAGCTATTCTAATTTTTATTGTCTGTTTTTTGCCACTGTTTTGTAATGCTGTAGAATTTTAATGTTGGTTTCTTTCTAATGTTGTGTTGTGAAATTCCAATTTCAGAGTCTCTTActtttttaactgttttttattattgtgatatatttctaatttagtttgCTCCCTTTAATCATACAGATTAGGAAAATGAAAGGGTTGAAGCAGAAGAAAGCCCACGTCATGGAAATTCAGGTCAATGGTGGTTCTATTGCACAGAAGGTGGACTTTGCGTACAGTTTCTTTGAGAAACAGGTCCCTATTGATGCTGTGTTCCAGAAAGATGAGATGATTGACGTCATCGGAGTGACAAAGGGTAAGGGTTATGAGGGTGTTGTAACTCGTTGGGGTGTTACACGTCTTCCTCGTAAGACTCACAGGGGTTTGAGGAAGGTGGCTTGTATTGGTGCTTGGCACCCTGCCAGAGTTTCATTCACTGTTGCCAGGGCTGGTCAGAATGGATACCATCACAGAACTGAGTTGAACAAAAAGGTTTACAAGCTCGGCAAAGCTGGGGATGAGTCTCACTCTGCTCTTACTGAGTTTGATAGGTGAGTGTAGTGTCTTTGTTTCTGGTTATGTCCACTATATTATATTGTATTGTTGTTGCAACTCTAACCCTGCATCTTTTGGGATTCAGGACCGAGAAAGACATTACCCCAATGGGTGGTTTCCCTCACTACGGTATTGTGAAGGATGATTTTATCATGGTGAAAGGTTGCTGTGTTGGACCCAAGAAAAGGGTTCTTACATTGCGCCAATCCCTGCTTAAGCAAACTTCTCGTGTTGCCCTTGAGGAGATCAAACTCAAGTTTATCGATACCTCCTCGAAGTTTGGACACGGTCGCTTCCAGACCACACAGGAGAAGCAGAAGTTCTTTGGACGCCTCAAAGCATAATTATGATAGTTGGGTGGAATTGCCGGAACGTATCTTTAGAATTCTATTTGGTTTCCATCGACCCGTTTAATCTTTGTAGTGTTTCCTTTTTTGGCATTTGGATACTTTGGTAGTAATGAGTTTTTTCCCTTTATATTTTCGCTAAACTTTTGTTTCATGGGAGAATTATCAATTGAAAACATCTAagttttgtttatgattttaattatataatgtcCCAGTTTAAGTGATCTgcaaatatttttgtaatttttggtGAAATTTAATTCATTAGGCCTAGCCGTTTTGGATTTTATACCGTGGAGGGGTTTCTGATTGTTTTGGCATTTCACATTTTGATTGACGTTGAACGATTCTTTAATTGATAATTTCGTCCtgaactttttctttttttgaaaatagcacCAATTATAGTTGAATCATTCATATAGATGAAATTTATGAAGTTTGAAATTCGTTTCTATTTGGAATGATTAGTGGAATTTAGAATGTagaagtattattattaatattaaaaatactgATTATTTGAATTGGAAGAAATTATGgttactaattttataaaatttgtgaATCGTTGGATAGAATTTTTTAATGTACCTAGTTTAATTTGATTATTGGGTTGGCCTTATTCTTATGGCTCACGCTCCGAATAACTTTGCAGTAAATAAACTTAGTTAATTGCCACGACGAGCACATAAATCTAATGTTTGTTGTCTTTTAAACTAGCTATGGCATTTTAAAGGGCATTGTCCCATTACCCTATAAATCACATAGTTCAACACTCTGATTGTGGTTTTACCATTATACTGATATTTTCTTTAAGATAGCTTTTCTCTTTGTAATTTGCATAGATTGATGTTTTAAAACTTGGTTTCAAATAATCTTCATTTTatagaattattattattattttttttatcataaacgCGTCCAAAGTAAAGTAGTTTTGGtttatgttaacaaaaacgacaTTTTGATGTCTGGTTGTCAATGATGATATGCAAAATAGTATTAAAGCAGTACTATAATATTGCGTTatgatattttcttttttgaCAATACATTTAAGTATAATATTAAAGCAGTATTGTAATATTGCGTtatgattttttcttttttaacaaCATATTTAAGGGGAATTTTTTAACTGGGAAGAAAACAAGTGTGCTAGATTTTATTGTACACACGAATTACTCGCGAATTAtatgaaatgaaaaagaaattaataataGTATTTATGTTGGTTAGGGCAGATAAGTAGGAAATTGGAACTGAAAAACAGAGAGATAAGTAGTGATTGATTGAGTGTAAGTGATGAGACCAAAAAGCAGTTGTGAGCAAATGCAAATCTTGACGCTTACAATGCGACCTTAAATTCAATCTAAGGTTCTCTATCGTATAAAGCCGCAACTGAGTTACATTAGACAGCATAACATAGGGTAACAGTAAAAGATTCACGATTTCATGCGTGCCACTCCTCTttaactctctctctctttctctctctcatcCTCTTTCTCTATCTGTCAGTCACCTCTTTCAGGCAAGTTCTCTCCCTACCTCTCTCTGCTTCTCCGTTTGGAACGAAGAAACGTGCGCTGTGTTTGCTTTGCCGATATCTCATAATTTGCTGCAACTTTAGGGTCCTGGGCTCCAATTTGGACATaccctttttcttctttgagaTTTTCTGCACTGTTCGTAGTATTAGGTCTCTCCACTTGGATATGCGACTTTCATTTGCGAGATTAAAATTTCGTATTTTATGTTTCTCCTTTCGTGGTTGGTGCTTCGTCCGTGAAGCCCCACCATTCTTGCATTATGATTTATTGGCATCGATCGTGCTTTAGTCATATTGGGTTTTGCGGAAAATCGGAATGGTGGAAGCCTTTAAGTTTTTTTGAGGGGTTATTGTACTTATTCTTCAGTTTTAGAGTGAGGATTTTGGAGCATACCAAGTGCGACCTTTTACTCAAGTTCCTTGCCTGTTGTTTTTAGCTTGATTGAATctagaaaactgttttttttatgcTATTCATAAACTGAACAAGTGACAAGAAACAGTTGAAGTGATTCATCAACATCGTCATCATTTTATGTATTTCTGTTTTTTGCAGGTTAGTTTACAATGACTGAACCTTCCAAGGTCGTTCACGTTCGAAACGTGGGACACGAAATATCCGAAGTACTTTTTCTTTCTCACTCTTGTTGGATTTTTCATGGTTGGTTTGCACTTATTTGTTTTAGTATTATGATCATGTCAAGGCTAAAGTAAGTTATGTCAATTGCTTTACAGCGTATTTGGTAGCAATGAAATAGAGGGGAAATAGGGTGGAGGGAGAGGAAACACTGGAGATGTAATAAGTTCTGGGTTGTGTTTGGTAGAGTGAAATAGGgtagaagaaaaataaagaggCATGGATACCTCAAATTTTAGGTCTTCACAATCTGATTTAAAAAGTAtatcagtaaaaaaataattgatttaaaatGAAAACTGATTATCTATAGATTTTTGgttttttcctatttttctcTTCgctatttattttctattctgTCAAACATAACTCCTAAAATCCATTTTATTTGTCACATTTCCATTCACCTTATTATTTTCCTCACCTAGAAAACATATCTTTAGCTTTACTTTGATGTGATGAGAACAATAAAATTACCAAAAAGGTGATTGAAATGAGACTGGTGAGGTAACCAAGGGTGTTTGATTCCTATgttcaaaagttattttttaattttcaaaatgcaACTAAACAAGGTTGCTTAGACAAATCTCCTAACTGTTTCATTctttagttttcaaaatttaattggATTTGTATGAGAAATTGGTTGGTAAGTAGTGAGAATtgtttaaaaaacaataataatagtgaAAAGGAAATCAAATCGGCTCACTTAGGAATATCTAATTTTTGAAACTTCTTATAAAATGTttgtacattttttattttagatgtTTAGTTATTGATTGCAACCCTTTTTCTAAGCTCTAATAAACACATCACGTGCACATGATATATCATAGAAGCTGCAAGGCATATCTTTTCTTGGCTTAGCAGATTTGAAATGAACTTTTCATTCATATTATAGAACTTTAGTAGTTATTGTCTTAGCAGAGAATGGTTATGCTTCCTTTGCAAGTAAAGTAGAGTTTTTACTTTCTGAAATTAGTAAtccttttctcttttgattACAGAACGATTTACTCCAGCTGTTTCAGCCTTTTGGAGTCATAACTAAACTTGTTATGTTGCGTGCAAAAAATCaggttttctttttcattcctTTAAATGAGACTGATAGTTTATAAACTTAACATTGtttcatttcattattttttgtacAACCTGTGCCATATTTGTAGGCTCTTCTCCAAATGCAAGATGTTCCTTCTGCAGTTAATGCTTTACAATTTTATGCAAATATCCAGCCAAGTATAAGGTACAAATGGCTTGTTTATTTCTGTCTTTACATGATTGCATTGACTGTAGTTTGATAATTAGATTTTTGGTTTTGTACCTTTGATAATAAGGTTACCATAATCCTTTTGTTTTGTTCTAGGGGGAGGAATGTTTATGTTCAGTTTTCCTCACACCAAGAACTGACAACAATGGATCAAAGTCAAGGACGTGGAGACGAGGTTGGtgtgttttttatatatattttttacttaaaaaactGTATGCTCTGTCTTGtctatttcttaaaaaaaaaaacagattggAATGATTCactttttttctgaaatttttattttttgtatgatATAACCTCGACCGCCCCGCCCCCCCGCTCAATGTCTTTGCATGTTAGACTGTCCCATATCAGTGGGATCAGTGTTAAATTGCTATGGTCTGTattttcctctttctctttaATATGTACTTCCTCTATTTATTCTCCTTtctctatctcttctctttctctatGCTGTCATGCTGTCGGGAACTCTCTGGATGCACAGCCAAACCGAATTCTCTTAGTCACAGTTCATCACATGCTGTATCCTATAACAGTGGATGTGctgtttcaagtattttcaccCCATGGAACTGTGGAAAAGATTGTAACATTTCAGAAGTCAGCTGGTCAGATTTTCAGATTTCTCCCTTCTCTTCTTTCCTTTCCTTCCctattaacttttttatatctGGACATTAACTAGCTAAATTGAGGTTATAGTAATAGTTTGTTTTGAAATGTGCAAATATATTGAatacaaatagaaaaatatttttatgaattttttgtaAAGTACCCAATACCTGTATTCTATTGATCCATGTAACCAACCCCCATTGTAGGATAAAACATTATTGTTGTTGTGTGTAAGTAAATGGGATAGTAGTAGAACAAGGTTCTTTAAGTTTAGTGAATTTGTAAAGGCTTTGGTTTTTTAATGTGTGTGGAATGTGGTAGACCTCTTATATAAGTAAACATTATAAGAGGAGAACCAGAAATAAATTTCTGCAGTAAAGACGGTTTTATAGCAGTTTGCTGTTAGCAGTTTCTAGCCGTTGGCCATTTTAGTTGTTATTTGCAGTTCTAATGTTTATTAGGGGAGGGGACAAGCATAACTGCTGTGAGGCATTTGTTAGAAATAGGGAGGGTAGGAGGAGAAAAGGAGGGCGGACACTAGAGAAAATTGGGAAAGGGAGAGACCAAGCTCTCTGTATCTTGGAGAGAGTGATGTTTACTGTATTAACTGTTATTAGTGTCTTCTGTACTTAGGCATTTCGGTGCCAGTTCtagataataaaattcaatatcTATTTCTATACCAGTTGGTTTCTTATCAACTGGTATTAGAGCAACCAGCTCTAGGGACCATTGATGGTGACGACTTTGCGCATGGAAGCAAGGGTGGAGGCATTGGAGAGGGGGTTTGAAAGGCTTAATGAGCATGCAGGACACCTTCGCGAGAAGTGTGGAACAATTGTCTGACTTGCAGACTGCTGTACGACAGGAGGAAATGATCAGTGATGATAGCCAAACAATATATTAAGGTGACACGGGTAGCACCCTATGACGGGACGAGTTAATATTTTCAGTCCGCACAACCTTGACGGGCTAGCCCAGTGGCGGGTCGGGCCAATGGCGTTTTGCCACCCCTATAAAAAATTGATGTTTCTTGCAAAAATCTTCACAAagctataaataattttttctgtttttttattcatatcaGGTGAGGTTTTTATCTGACTTTTGATACTTCCACCTTTTACTCTGCATTATGTAAATACCCCATCTCTTTTATACAACTTTTGAGGATGGAACTTTGGCATAGTAAGGTTGAAATTTTGTGTATTTGTAAAATGCAGGTGCCCAAAGTGAGAGTTTTGCAAGTTGCAAAATGAAAAATTGTCAATTCCATTAGGGATGAAAAACACCATTAACTTAATATTTGAATATCTTATACGATAATTAGTTGAAAAATAAGTATTTGAATaccattaaatttttaaatcacCTATAAGAGATGGTATTGTTACATTTTTATACGTTATAatcttaattattttggtccCTCCAACTCTTTTTAAGCTCAGCCATTGCTCAATGGTCTTGAAAGGCAAACAGAATGGTAAGGGGAGGGTAGTTTCTGTTCATTCCCTACACACAAAAACATGTTCTCTATCACTAATCATCTCGAGTAGTGCTCCATGTAACCTGTAGATCTGATAAATGCAATGTTGAGGAAGTGTTGCTGCTGTATATGAATGTTAAATGACAAAAAATATGTATGCTTGCTTTTGTGATAAATGATGTCCCAAATGGCATCCTTGGTATGgtggtaaaaacaaaaattctgGGCTGTTAAGCTTCCTTTTTGACAGTTAAAATTTCAACATTTTTTAAGAATTCTTGAGGGGcaaaaatttcattcttggctatCCCAAGTGCTGACTTCGCTTAACAAAGTTCTTACTCGGCTTCCACTTATCTCGTGTACTTGCTACTTTGTTAGCACTGCCTGGAACCGTGTAATTCATGTTTTTGGTCAACATTTTTCTCTTAGACTACAGTTGGAGTGAGATTTGTTGCATATATGCCACACTACGAGCTACTCTCATGGTTCTTGACTTGGATAAACACACTGAGATAGTGTAGTGTATTCTTCCTATAGACTGGACCAACTATATAAGCATCAAGATATTCTTTAGATGAAGGAAGTTTACTGGGAATTGCATCAAATTCATAATAAATTCTGCCAAGGTGTGATGCTTTCGCAAACACATGTGATTTTCTTGTTGGAGGTGTTATCCATCTTTCAGGCAATAGCCACCAAAGCTGATCTAAAATGTCCTCCTCCATGTCTAATAGTGTATCAACCTTTTGAAGCCTCTGTTAAATTTGAACGAAGTGTTCCTTCATTTCATGTAGTTGCGTTTCCATGCccatgggttttggtctagtgaCAGGAAAACTAGGCTCTAGATATCACTAATGTAGGAGACAGCTTGAAAGATAAAGAAACAGAAAAGAAAGAGGGGAAGAAGGAAGAAGAGCAAAACACAGGAAAGAAATAGGGAGATGAGAGAAACCAAGAGATCAAAGAACTGTGCCCTTCACTTCTATTCTCATTTTTCTAGTTTGTCTAAAATACAATAAGAAAAAATCATCCATGGACATATAAAGAGAGAAATATAGGTATGATAGGTGATATAATGTGGTAGGAAGAAAAGGTGGAGAGAAGTAGTAGTGTTAGTTAGATGTTTGCTATATAGGAGTGTTTATATCTATGAAGCACGGACACTCACACTTCAACACTTATAATTTCCAAAATGTGGGACATGGTGACATGTGTatacatacacacacacacacacacatatatatatattattgagcatctttatgaattatttaaatagACAATCAAGATTTATATATTCAAACTTGTGTATAAAAAAAGTTAGTTAAATATAACAATCTGATCATATTGTTACCCATTACGAAAAGACATTTCATTCCTTGATCATCATCATTGAAAACGTAACATAATGAACATGCCCTTGCCTTCTAATTATATATGAAGATTGCTATTAAATTTTCTGTGGAAAAAAAATGTCACATTTCATTTATGCACGTATTGTTGGTGTATGTTCTactaattttgttttcatgAATTTGCAAACTTTGTAGGCTTTCAAGCTCTCATCCAGTTTCAATCACGTCAGAGTGCTGTTAATGCAAGAAGTACACTTCAGGTTGTTTTACATTTCCTTTCATGATGTACTTGACTTGTTATTTATTTCTAATATTGTTTCTAAATGATTATTGAACTTTTGAAATTTCTAGGGACGCAATATTTATGATGGTTGCTGTCAACTGGACATTCAGTTCTCAAAGTAGGTTAAATTTATTCATGTAATTTTGTTGTGTATTGCCTGTGTGTTAATAGAGTTTTTTTGTTTACTTTACTTTCTCTCTGctttttatttactttattttcttacatggattttaattcattttaattgcAGCCTTGATGAATTACAAGTGAACTACAATAATGACCGGTCAAGGTGATTCAATCAGTTCTTGTGTTTCTGTTTTTATTCACTGGATAATCTCTTTTTTGACATCTTATTTATGACATTGTTGCTGACTTCATTTCATCTTTCGCAGAGACTTCACAAACCCAAATCTACCAACAGAGCAGAAAGGAAGACCTTCACAAGTATTTTCTGTTTGGTTCTTTATTTATCTGTTTATGAATCAAGTCTGTTGATCTTTCTAAAGTCcactaatatatatttatttttctttatcttctgTTAAGCAGCCTGGATATGGTGATGCAGGAAATATGTATGCTGCTCAAGGTTCTGGAGGGAGGGCAGGTGCTAAATATTTTAAGCTGCTTTTATTGGTTTGGTTTATTTGTCAtaatgtgttatttttttaatgtactGATGTTTGTTCTTTTCTTTCCCTCTTTCCAGTTGGATTTCCACAGGTGGGAATTTTTCAGATCAATTTGAAGTTCCAATTAGATACTATTCTTGCACAGTTGATTATATGAAGTTATCATCACTCATTTTGTATCTTGTGAAAGTAATGTTAGAAACGTGTTACACTTAATCCCATCTCTTACCAATCTTTGTAAAATATAAAGGTACGAAATACAAAGTTTGTATGATTATGGCCTACCGGTTTATAGGATCTTTTGTTTGCTCACAACTTGGTTAACGCTTTGTTTTTAAGTTGATTTTACTTTTCAAATTAGGTTTTAATTGGGATAGGGAGAAGTCGGTGAGTTGGGGTTTTGCTGCTTGAACTC encodes the following:
- the LOC137830017 gene encoding large ribosomal subunit protein uL3z — translated: MSHRKFEHPRHGSLGFLPRKRAARHRGKVKSFPKDDQTKSPKFTAFLGYKAGMTHIVREVEKPGSKLHKKETCEPVTIIETPPMVVVGVVGYVKTPRGLRTLNTVWAQHLSEELKRRFYKNWCKSKKKAFTKYSKQYETEEGKKNIETQLEKLKKYSTVIRVLAHTQIRKMKGLKQKKAHVMEIQVNGGSIAQKVDFAYSFFEKQVPIDAVFQKDEMIDVIGVTKGKGYEGVVTRWGVTRLPRKTHRGLRKVACIGAWHPARVSFTVARAGQNGYHHRTELNKKVYKLGKAGDESHSALTEFDRTEKDITPMGGFPHYGIVKDDFIMVKGCCVGPKKRVLTLRQSLLKQTSRVALEEIKLKFIDTSSKFGHGRFQTTQEKQKFFGRLKA
- the LOC137830018 gene encoding polypyrimidine tract-binding protein homolog 3-like, with product MTEPSKVVHVRNVGHEISENDLLQLFQPFGVITKLVMLRAKNQALLQMQDVPSAVNALQFYANIQPSIRGRNVYVQFSSHQELTTMDQSQGRGDEPNRILLVTVHHMLYPITVDVLFQVFSPHGTVEKIVTFQKSAGFQALIQFQSRQSAVNARSTLQGRNIYDGCCQLDIQFSNLDELQVNYNNDRSRDFTNPNLPTEQKGRPSQPGYGDAGNMYAAQGSGGRAVGFPQMANAAAIAAAFGGGLPPGITGTNERCTVLVSNLNSDRIDEDKLFNLFSIYGNIVRIKLLRNKPDHALIQMGDGFQAELAVHFLKGAVLFEKQLEVNFSRHPNITQGAETHEYISSNLNRFNRNAAKNYRYCCSPTKIIHLSTLPQDITEEEIVSLVEEHGTIVNSKVFEMNGKKQALVQFENEEQATEALVCKHASTLSGSVIRISFSQLQNI